AAAGACCGTGACCAAGCGCGCCTTCATCGCCGAGTTCGCCAAAGGCCCTGCCGCCACGGACAGCCAGCGCTGTACCTGGGCCTGAAGCAACGGGTCGTCCGGGAGCCAGCGACCAGAACCATAGCGGCGTTCCAGATAGACCAGAATGGCATTGGAATCCGCCAGGATAACTCCCTGGTCATCGAGCACCGGTACCTGTGCGAAGGCGTTCATATCAAGAAAAGGCGGCGCTTTGTGCTCGCCCGCGGCAAGATCGACATCGATAAAGGTGGCAGGCAAGCCGAGTAGCGAAAGCATCAGTTCGACCCGGTGGCAGTGGCCGGAAAGAGCGTGGCGGTAAACCTTGATAGCGTTAGACATGCGATTATCTCCTCGAGTTAGCTCCGTAAAGAACAAGTGGACGTCACAGCCGTTAGGCAACGTCACCTATCCTGGGCCAAAACAAGAACCGCAAGAATGGCGATTTTTAACAACAGATAATTACGCCAACTGAAATAATCAGTCGACCAACCGCCCCCGCAACCAAGGGGTCGCTAGCTCCAAAAACGCCATAACGCTGCCGGGCGCCCGAATACCGAGGGCGTAGGTCAATGCCAAAGGGTGCGCCGCTGGCCAGAGTGGTTCAGCGACGGGTTCGAGCAGCCCCTGGGCACAGGCGCGGCGCGCCTCTAGCTGATAGCAGCACACGATGCCCGCGCCCTCAATGGCTGCCCGCAGTGCCGCGCTAGAAGTGCTCATGCTAAGCCTGGGCTCAAAGCGTAGAGTTTGGCCTTCGGTCAGCCGCCACACGGGTGCCACTCCTTCCTGTGAGCAGTGAATAAGCGCATGGCGGGCCAGGCTACTCAGGCTATCCGGTCGTCCTGCCTTATTCAGATAGCGGGGGCTGGCAAACAGACCAATGCGTAAATCACCCAGGGGCCTGGCATAAACAGAAGCAGGCAGCGGCCCGCGCATCAGTCGTAGGTGCGCTGGTGCTCCAGCTCCCACATGACTCGGGTGCTCATCGCTCAGCAGGCAGACCGTTAACGCTGGGTGCCGCTCTTGCAGCCTCAGAACTAACGGCAGCAACAGGGGCTCCATTAACGCCCGGGGAGCCTGCAAACGTAGCGTGCCTTTGAGCTCTCGGTGCTCTTGGCGCGCACTGCTTTCGGCGTCGGTGACTGCGTGGATCAACGCGTCGGCGTAGGCGCGCAATCGCTCGCCCGCCGCCGTCAACGCGCTGCCTCTGGCCGAGGTAGTGACCAAAGCGACTCCCAGACGCTGCTCCTGAGCGCGCAGCAGGCGGTGGAGCTTCGCCGCCGACTGGCTGCTCGCTTCAGCCGCGGCTTGCACGCTGCCGTGCCTGGCAACGGAAGAAAGCGCCATTAAGGCCTCAAAGCGCAGCGGCGATTCAGGTGAGAGCGCCATGGTCAACCGTGGTAGGCGAGCGCCGGGTCGGCACGCAGCCGCTCGGCAAGAAAGTCAACGAAGGTGCGCACGCTGGCGGCACGCCCACGGCCTGCCGTCACCCAGATATTGATGGGAATGGCCACTGGCTCGAAACGCGTTAACACGCGCCGCACTCGACCTTCAGCTTCACTGGCAGCCACCTGGTAAGACAGCAGCCGAGTCAATCCAGCGCCCGCCTCGACCGCCGTTAACGCCGCGTGAATAGCGCTGATGCGCAGCCGTGGCGAGGGCGTTACTTCAATGCGTTTGCCCTCCTCCTCGAACCACCAGTGGCCGCTCAAGTTGCCGCCTTCGGCCACTACCGTAGGCAATGCCTCCAGCTC
This Vreelandella neptunia DNA region includes the following protein-coding sequences:
- a CDS encoding glutathione S-transferase family protein codes for the protein MSNAIKVYRHALSGHCHRVELMLSLLGLPATFIDVDLAAGEHKAPPFLDMNAFAQVPVLDDQGVILADSNAILVYLERRYGSGRWLPDDPLLQAQVQRWLSVAAGPLANSAMKARLVTVFNAPFDPEPLIADAHELFAIVDAHLAHQPFLAGEHATLAEISLYSYIAHAPEGNVSLESYRHIRTWLKRVEALEGFIPMAVTKVGLVN
- a CDS encoding LysR family transcriptional regulator; translated protein: MALSPESPLRFEALMALSSVARHGSVQAAAEASSQSAAKLHRLLRAQEQRLGVALVTTSARGSALTAAGERLRAYADALIHAVTDAESSARQEHRELKGTLRLQAPRALMEPLLLPLVLRLQERHPALTVCLLSDEHPSHVGAGAPAHLRLMRGPLPASVYARPLGDLRIGLFASPRYLNKAGRPDSLSSLARHALIHCSQEGVAPVWRLTEGQTLRFEPRLSMSTSSAALRAAIEGAGIVCCYQLEARRACAQGLLEPVAEPLWPAAHPLALTYALGIRAPGSVMAFLELATPWLRGRLVD